In Drosophila nasuta strain 15112-1781.00 chromosome 2R, ASM2355853v1, whole genome shotgun sequence, a single genomic region encodes these proteins:
- the LOC132787416 gene encoding calcium uptake protein 3, mitochondrial isoform X5 — translation MTNVLTRLTVQTSAFISTRQRLAVCKSLYRNVSYGYGTKLQPKNNRRLLSLLGYSAVSLAALGAFITFRSSVNKANAMRKKSLHRDETETENIKLTARERRFIKFASVEYGDQLYMTPQDFLESVVEQEPRPRLKRRILSNEEVEKYKDQTPAVKKGSSRLFRNLRDKGIVSYTEYLFLLSVLTKPKSGFRIAFNMFDTDGNQRVDKIEFLVIVSILAGALKDIQDVDPKTKELMERIFSGAWKEKHGDQLNEGEENSNETPDERDYVNDSEGLQRRHQVATTLQLHLFGKRGTGVINYDNFYKFMDNLQTEVLELEFNEFSKGQTHISELDFAKILLRYTYLATDEYDVFLERLLHRVKDEKGISFNDFRDFCHFLNNLDDFTIAMRMYTLADRAISKDEFARAAKICTGYNLSEHLIDTVFAIFDADGDGLLHYKEFIAIMKDRLHRGFRSVAKTEGWDAFKYCLNQEMKALKKGSN, via the exons ATGACGAATGTATTAACGCGTTTAACGGTTCAAACAAGTGCATTTATTTCGACGCGACAACGCTTGGCAGTTTGCAAATCGTTATACAGAAACGTCAGCTATGGCTATGGCACAAAATTACAGCCCAAAAACAATCGTCGCCTTCTATCGCTGCTGGGCTACAGCGCTGTCTCATTGGCGGCACTCGGCGCGTTTATCACATTTCGAAGTTCCGTCAACAAAGCGAATGCAATGAGGAAGAAAAGCCTg CACCGCGACGAGACCGAGACTGAGAATATCAAGCTGACGGCGCGCGAAAGACGCTTTATCAAATTCGCCTCTGTGGAGTATGGCGATCAGTTGTATATGACTCCGCAGGACTTCCTAGAGTCTGTGGTGGAACAGGAGCCTAGAC CTCGTCTTAAGCGTCGCATACTCAGCAACGAAGAGGTGGAGAAGTACAAGGATCAAACGCCTGCAGTCAAAAAGGGTTCCTCTCGTCTATTTCGTAATCTCAGAGATAAAG GCATTGTTTCCTACACGGAATACTTATTTCTACTATCCGTATTGACAA AACCCAAGTCGGGCTTTCGCATTGCCTTCAACATGTTCGACACTGATGGAAATCAACGCGTGGATAAGATTGAGTTTCTCGTC ATTGTTTCGATTTTGGCTGGTGCTTTGAAGGACATTCAAGATGTTGATCCGAAAACAAAGGAACTT ATGGAGCGCATATTCAGTGGCGCTTGGAAAGAAAAGCACGGTGACCAATTGAATGAAGGTGAAGAAAATTCAAACGAGACTCCCGATGAG CGTGACTATGTTAACGATAGTGAGGGATTGCAGCGACGTCACCAAGTTGCCACCACGTTGCAACTGCATTTGTTTGGCAAACGGGGAACCGGCGTCATCAACTACGATAACTTCTATAAGTTCATGGACAATTTGCAAACAGAGGTGCTTGAACTCGAATTCAATGAGTTCTCCAAGGGTCAGACCCATATCTCAGAGCTGGATTTTGCCAAAATTCTGCTGCGTTACACGTATCTGGCCACCGATGAGTACGATGTGTTCCTAGAGCGTCTGCTGCATCGCGTCAAGGACGAGAAGGGAATATCATTCAATGATTTTCGcgatttttgccattttctaAACAATTTAGATGATTTCACCATTGCCATGCGAATGTACACGTTGGCCGATCGTGCTATCTCCAAGG ATGAGTTTGCGCGTGCTGCTAAAATCTGTACTGGATACAATTTGAGTGAGCATTTGATTGATACCGTTTTTGCCATATTCGATGCAGACGGCGATGGTCTGTTGCATTATAAGGAGTTTATAGCGATCATGAAGGATCGCCTACATCGGGGCTTCAGA TCGGTGGCCAAAACCGAGGGCTGGGATGCCTTCAAGTACTGCCTGAATCAAGAAATGAAAGCACTAAAAAAAGGATCCAACTAA
- the LOC132787416 gene encoding calcium uptake protein 3, mitochondrial isoform X6, protein MTNVLTRLTVQTSAFISTRQRLAVCKSLYRNVSYGYGTKLQPKNNRRLLSLLGYSAVSLAALGAFITFRSSVNKANAMRKKSLHRDETETENIKLTARERRFIKFASVEYGDQLYMTPQDFLESVVEQEPRPRLKRRILSNEEVEKYKDQTPAVKKGSSRLFRNLRDKGIVSYTEYLFLLSVLTKPKSGFRIAFNMFDTDGNQRVDKIEFLVIVSILAGALKDIQDVDPKTKELLLRLVPYEDPNTKNKPTPEEPPRKKGLRDYVNDSEGLQRRHQVATTLQLHLFGKRGTGVINYDNFYKFMDNLQTEVLELEFNEFSKGQTHISELDFAKILLRYTYLATDEYDVFLERLLHRVKDEKGISFNDFRDFCHFLNNLDDFTIAMRMYTLADRAISKDEFARAAKICTGYNLSEHLIDTVFAIFDADGDGLLHYKEFIAIMKDRLHRGFRSVAKTEGWDAFKYCLNQEMKALKKGSN, encoded by the exons ATGACGAATGTATTAACGCGTTTAACGGTTCAAACAAGTGCATTTATTTCGACGCGACAACGCTTGGCAGTTTGCAAATCGTTATACAGAAACGTCAGCTATGGCTATGGCACAAAATTACAGCCCAAAAACAATCGTCGCCTTCTATCGCTGCTGGGCTACAGCGCTGTCTCATTGGCGGCACTCGGCGCGTTTATCACATTTCGAAGTTCCGTCAACAAAGCGAATGCAATGAGGAAGAAAAGCCTg CACCGCGACGAGACCGAGACTGAGAATATCAAGCTGACGGCGCGCGAAAGACGCTTTATCAAATTCGCCTCTGTGGAGTATGGCGATCAGTTGTATATGACTCCGCAGGACTTCCTAGAGTCTGTGGTGGAACAGGAGCCTAGAC CTCGTCTTAAGCGTCGCATACTCAGCAACGAAGAGGTGGAGAAGTACAAGGATCAAACGCCTGCAGTCAAAAAGGGTTCCTCTCGTCTATTTCGTAATCTCAGAGATAAAG GCATTGTTTCCTACACGGAATACTTATTTCTACTATCCGTATTGACAA AACCCAAGTCGGGCTTTCGCATTGCCTTCAACATGTTCGACACTGATGGAAATCAACGCGTGGATAAGATTGAGTTTCTCGTC ATTGTTTCGATTTTGGCTGGTGCTTTGAAGGACATTCAAGATGTTGATCCGAAAACAAAGGAACTT CTGCTCCGTTTAGTACCGTATGAGGATCCAAATACTAAGAATAAGCCCACTCCGGAAGAACCTCCACGGAAAAAGGGTCTT CGTGACTATGTTAACGATAGTGAGGGATTGCAGCGACGTCACCAAGTTGCCACCACGTTGCAACTGCATTTGTTTGGCAAACGGGGAACCGGCGTCATCAACTACGATAACTTCTATAAGTTCATGGACAATTTGCAAACAGAGGTGCTTGAACTCGAATTCAATGAGTTCTCCAAGGGTCAGACCCATATCTCAGAGCTGGATTTTGCCAAAATTCTGCTGCGTTACACGTATCTGGCCACCGATGAGTACGATGTGTTCCTAGAGCGTCTGCTGCATCGCGTCAAGGACGAGAAGGGAATATCATTCAATGATTTTCGcgatttttgccattttctaAACAATTTAGATGATTTCACCATTGCCATGCGAATGTACACGTTGGCCGATCGTGCTATCTCCAAGG ATGAGTTTGCGCGTGCTGCTAAAATCTGTACTGGATACAATTTGAGTGAGCATTTGATTGATACCGTTTTTGCCATATTCGATGCAGACGGCGATGGTCTGTTGCATTATAAGGAGTTTATAGCGATCATGAAGGATCGCCTACATCGGGGCTTCAGA TCGGTGGCCAAAACCGAGGGCTGGGATGCCTTCAAGTACTGCCTGAATCAAGAAATGAAAGCACTAAAAAAAGGATCCAACTAA
- the LOC132787416 gene encoding calcium uptake protein 3, mitochondrial isoform X2 has translation MTNVLTRLTVQTSAFISTRQRLAVCKSLYRNVSYGYGTKLQPKNNRRLLSLLGYSAVSLAALGAFITFRSSVNKANAMRKKSLHRDETETENIKLTARERRFIKFASVEYGDQLYMTPQDFLESVVEQEPRPRLKRRILSNEEVEKYKDQTPAVKKGSSRLFRNLRDKGIVSYTEYLFLLSVLTKPKSGFRIAFNMFDTDGNQRVDKIEFLVIVSILAGALKDIQDVDPKTKELLLRLVPYEDPNTKNKPTPEEPPRKKGLMERIFSGAWKEKHGDQLNEGEENSNETPDERDYVNDSEGLQRRHQVATTLQLHLFGKRGTGVINYDNFYKFMDNLQTEVLELEFNEFSKGQTHISELDFAKILLRYTYLATDEYDVFLERLLHRVKDEKGISFNDFRDFCHFLNNLDDFTIAMRMYTLADRAISKDEFARAAKICTGYNLSEHLIDTVFAIFDADGDGLLHYKEFIAIMKDRLHRGFRSVAKTEGWDAFKYCLNQEMKALKKGSN, from the exons ATGACGAATGTATTAACGCGTTTAACGGTTCAAACAAGTGCATTTATTTCGACGCGACAACGCTTGGCAGTTTGCAAATCGTTATACAGAAACGTCAGCTATGGCTATGGCACAAAATTACAGCCCAAAAACAATCGTCGCCTTCTATCGCTGCTGGGCTACAGCGCTGTCTCATTGGCGGCACTCGGCGCGTTTATCACATTTCGAAGTTCCGTCAACAAAGCGAATGCAATGAGGAAGAAAAGCCTg CACCGCGACGAGACCGAGACTGAGAATATCAAGCTGACGGCGCGCGAAAGACGCTTTATCAAATTCGCCTCTGTGGAGTATGGCGATCAGTTGTATATGACTCCGCAGGACTTCCTAGAGTCTGTGGTGGAACAGGAGCCTAGAC CTCGTCTTAAGCGTCGCATACTCAGCAACGAAGAGGTGGAGAAGTACAAGGATCAAACGCCTGCAGTCAAAAAGGGTTCCTCTCGTCTATTTCGTAATCTCAGAGATAAAG GCATTGTTTCCTACACGGAATACTTATTTCTACTATCCGTATTGACAA AACCCAAGTCGGGCTTTCGCATTGCCTTCAACATGTTCGACACTGATGGAAATCAACGCGTGGATAAGATTGAGTTTCTCGTC ATTGTTTCGATTTTGGCTGGTGCTTTGAAGGACATTCAAGATGTTGATCCGAAAACAAAGGAACTT CTGCTCCGTTTAGTACCGTATGAGGATCCAAATACTAAGAATAAGCCCACTCCGGAAGAACCTCCACGGAAAAAGGGTCTT ATGGAGCGCATATTCAGTGGCGCTTGGAAAGAAAAGCACGGTGACCAATTGAATGAAGGTGAAGAAAATTCAAACGAGACTCCCGATGAG CGTGACTATGTTAACGATAGTGAGGGATTGCAGCGACGTCACCAAGTTGCCACCACGTTGCAACTGCATTTGTTTGGCAAACGGGGAACCGGCGTCATCAACTACGATAACTTCTATAAGTTCATGGACAATTTGCAAACAGAGGTGCTTGAACTCGAATTCAATGAGTTCTCCAAGGGTCAGACCCATATCTCAGAGCTGGATTTTGCCAAAATTCTGCTGCGTTACACGTATCTGGCCACCGATGAGTACGATGTGTTCCTAGAGCGTCTGCTGCATCGCGTCAAGGACGAGAAGGGAATATCATTCAATGATTTTCGcgatttttgccattttctaAACAATTTAGATGATTTCACCATTGCCATGCGAATGTACACGTTGGCCGATCGTGCTATCTCCAAGG ATGAGTTTGCGCGTGCTGCTAAAATCTGTACTGGATACAATTTGAGTGAGCATTTGATTGATACCGTTTTTGCCATATTCGATGCAGACGGCGATGGTCTGTTGCATTATAAGGAGTTTATAGCGATCATGAAGGATCGCCTACATCGGGGCTTCAGA TCGGTGGCCAAAACCGAGGGCTGGGATGCCTTCAAGTACTGCCTGAATCAAGAAATGAAAGCACTAAAAAAAGGATCCAACTAA
- the LOC132787416 gene encoding calcium uptake protein 3, mitochondrial isoform X1, producing MTNVLTRLTVQTSAFISTRQRLAVCKSLYRNVSYGYGTKLQPKNNRRLLSLLGYSAVSLAALGAFITFRSSVNKANAMRKKSLHRDETETENIKLTARERRFIKFASVEYGDQLYMTPQDFLESVVEQEPRPRLKRRILSNEEVEKYKDQTPAVKKGSSRLFRNLRDKGIVSYTEYLFLLSVLTKPKSGFRIAFNMFDTDGNQRVDKIEFLVIVSILAGALKDIQDVDPKTKELLLRLVPYEDPNTKNKPTPEEPPRKKGLMERIFSGAWKEKHGDQLNEGEENSNETPDERDYVNDSEGLQRRHQVATTLQLHLFGKRGTGVINYDNFYKFMDNLQTEVLELEFNEFSKGQTHISELDFAKILLRYTYLATDEYDVFLERLLHRVKDEKGISFNDFRDFCHFLNNLDDFTIAMRMYTLADRAISKDEFARAAKICTGYNLSEHLIDTVFAIFDADGDGLLHYKEFIAIMKDRLHRGFRVSERFFDYNEALDAYDDPEYPMFLAWRHRVCRHLDFYIDSDALWH from the exons ATGACGAATGTATTAACGCGTTTAACGGTTCAAACAAGTGCATTTATTTCGACGCGACAACGCTTGGCAGTTTGCAAATCGTTATACAGAAACGTCAGCTATGGCTATGGCACAAAATTACAGCCCAAAAACAATCGTCGCCTTCTATCGCTGCTGGGCTACAGCGCTGTCTCATTGGCGGCACTCGGCGCGTTTATCACATTTCGAAGTTCCGTCAACAAAGCGAATGCAATGAGGAAGAAAAGCCTg CACCGCGACGAGACCGAGACTGAGAATATCAAGCTGACGGCGCGCGAAAGACGCTTTATCAAATTCGCCTCTGTGGAGTATGGCGATCAGTTGTATATGACTCCGCAGGACTTCCTAGAGTCTGTGGTGGAACAGGAGCCTAGAC CTCGTCTTAAGCGTCGCATACTCAGCAACGAAGAGGTGGAGAAGTACAAGGATCAAACGCCTGCAGTCAAAAAGGGTTCCTCTCGTCTATTTCGTAATCTCAGAGATAAAG GCATTGTTTCCTACACGGAATACTTATTTCTACTATCCGTATTGACAA AACCCAAGTCGGGCTTTCGCATTGCCTTCAACATGTTCGACACTGATGGAAATCAACGCGTGGATAAGATTGAGTTTCTCGTC ATTGTTTCGATTTTGGCTGGTGCTTTGAAGGACATTCAAGATGTTGATCCGAAAACAAAGGAACTT CTGCTCCGTTTAGTACCGTATGAGGATCCAAATACTAAGAATAAGCCCACTCCGGAAGAACCTCCACGGAAAAAGGGTCTT ATGGAGCGCATATTCAGTGGCGCTTGGAAAGAAAAGCACGGTGACCAATTGAATGAAGGTGAAGAAAATTCAAACGAGACTCCCGATGAG CGTGACTATGTTAACGATAGTGAGGGATTGCAGCGACGTCACCAAGTTGCCACCACGTTGCAACTGCATTTGTTTGGCAAACGGGGAACCGGCGTCATCAACTACGATAACTTCTATAAGTTCATGGACAATTTGCAAACAGAGGTGCTTGAACTCGAATTCAATGAGTTCTCCAAGGGTCAGACCCATATCTCAGAGCTGGATTTTGCCAAAATTCTGCTGCGTTACACGTATCTGGCCACCGATGAGTACGATGTGTTCCTAGAGCGTCTGCTGCATCGCGTCAAGGACGAGAAGGGAATATCATTCAATGATTTTCGcgatttttgccattttctaAACAATTTAGATGATTTCACCATTGCCATGCGAATGTACACGTTGGCCGATCGTGCTATCTCCAAGG ATGAGTTTGCGCGTGCTGCTAAAATCTGTACTGGATACAATTTGAGTGAGCATTTGATTGATACCGTTTTTGCCATATTCGATGCAGACGGCGATGGTCTGTTGCATTATAAGGAGTTTATAGCGATCATGAAGGATCGCCTACATCGGGGCTTCAGAGTAAGTGAGCGTTTCTTTGACTACAATGAAGCACTGGATGCGTACGATGATCCAGAGTATCCGATGTTTCTTGCGTGGCGCCATCGTGTCTGTCGTCACTTGGATTTTTACATTGACAGCGATGCACTATGGCATTAA
- the LOC132787416 gene encoding calcium uptake protein 3, mitochondrial isoform X4, with product MTNVLTRLTVQTSAFISTRQRLAVCKSLYRNVSYGYGTKLQPKNNRRLLSLLGYSAVSLAALGAFITFRSSVNKANAMRKKSLHRDETETENIKLTARERRFIKFASVEYGDQLYMTPQDFLESVVEQEPRPRLKRRILSNEEVEKYKDQTPAVKKGSSRLFRNLRDKGIVSYTEYLFLLSVLTKPKSGFRIAFNMFDTDGNQRVDKIEFLVIVSILAGALKDIQDVDPKTKELLLRLVPYEDPNTKNKPTPEEPPRKKGLRDYVNDSEGLQRRHQVATTLQLHLFGKRGTGVINYDNFYKFMDNLQTEVLELEFNEFSKGQTHISELDFAKILLRYTYLATDEYDVFLERLLHRVKDEKGISFNDFRDFCHFLNNLDDFTIAMRMYTLADRAISKDEFARAAKICTGYNLSEHLIDTVFAIFDADGDGLLHYKEFIAIMKDRLHRGFRVSERFFDYNEALDAYDDPEYPMFLAWRHRVCRHLDFYIDSDALWH from the exons ATGACGAATGTATTAACGCGTTTAACGGTTCAAACAAGTGCATTTATTTCGACGCGACAACGCTTGGCAGTTTGCAAATCGTTATACAGAAACGTCAGCTATGGCTATGGCACAAAATTACAGCCCAAAAACAATCGTCGCCTTCTATCGCTGCTGGGCTACAGCGCTGTCTCATTGGCGGCACTCGGCGCGTTTATCACATTTCGAAGTTCCGTCAACAAAGCGAATGCAATGAGGAAGAAAAGCCTg CACCGCGACGAGACCGAGACTGAGAATATCAAGCTGACGGCGCGCGAAAGACGCTTTATCAAATTCGCCTCTGTGGAGTATGGCGATCAGTTGTATATGACTCCGCAGGACTTCCTAGAGTCTGTGGTGGAACAGGAGCCTAGAC CTCGTCTTAAGCGTCGCATACTCAGCAACGAAGAGGTGGAGAAGTACAAGGATCAAACGCCTGCAGTCAAAAAGGGTTCCTCTCGTCTATTTCGTAATCTCAGAGATAAAG GCATTGTTTCCTACACGGAATACTTATTTCTACTATCCGTATTGACAA AACCCAAGTCGGGCTTTCGCATTGCCTTCAACATGTTCGACACTGATGGAAATCAACGCGTGGATAAGATTGAGTTTCTCGTC ATTGTTTCGATTTTGGCTGGTGCTTTGAAGGACATTCAAGATGTTGATCCGAAAACAAAGGAACTT CTGCTCCGTTTAGTACCGTATGAGGATCCAAATACTAAGAATAAGCCCACTCCGGAAGAACCTCCACGGAAAAAGGGTCTT CGTGACTATGTTAACGATAGTGAGGGATTGCAGCGACGTCACCAAGTTGCCACCACGTTGCAACTGCATTTGTTTGGCAAACGGGGAACCGGCGTCATCAACTACGATAACTTCTATAAGTTCATGGACAATTTGCAAACAGAGGTGCTTGAACTCGAATTCAATGAGTTCTCCAAGGGTCAGACCCATATCTCAGAGCTGGATTTTGCCAAAATTCTGCTGCGTTACACGTATCTGGCCACCGATGAGTACGATGTGTTCCTAGAGCGTCTGCTGCATCGCGTCAAGGACGAGAAGGGAATATCATTCAATGATTTTCGcgatttttgccattttctaAACAATTTAGATGATTTCACCATTGCCATGCGAATGTACACGTTGGCCGATCGTGCTATCTCCAAGG ATGAGTTTGCGCGTGCTGCTAAAATCTGTACTGGATACAATTTGAGTGAGCATTTGATTGATACCGTTTTTGCCATATTCGATGCAGACGGCGATGGTCTGTTGCATTATAAGGAGTTTATAGCGATCATGAAGGATCGCCTACATCGGGGCTTCAGAGTAAGTGAGCGTTTCTTTGACTACAATGAAGCACTGGATGCGTACGATGATCCAGAGTATCCGATGTTTCTTGCGTGGCGCCATCGTGTCTGTCGTCACTTGGATTTTTACATTGACAGCGATGCACTATGGCATTAA
- the LOC132787416 gene encoding calcium uptake protein 3, mitochondrial isoform X3 has translation MTNVLTRLTVQTSAFISTRQRLAVCKSLYRNVSYGYGTKLQPKNNRRLLSLLGYSAVSLAALGAFITFRSSVNKANAMRKKSLHRDETETENIKLTARERRFIKFASVEYGDQLYMTPQDFLESVVEQEPRPRLKRRILSNEEVEKYKDQTPAVKKGSSRLFRNLRDKGIVSYTEYLFLLSVLTKPKSGFRIAFNMFDTDGNQRVDKIEFLVIVSILAGALKDIQDVDPKTKELMERIFSGAWKEKHGDQLNEGEENSNETPDERDYVNDSEGLQRRHQVATTLQLHLFGKRGTGVINYDNFYKFMDNLQTEVLELEFNEFSKGQTHISELDFAKILLRYTYLATDEYDVFLERLLHRVKDEKGISFNDFRDFCHFLNNLDDFTIAMRMYTLADRAISKDEFARAAKICTGYNLSEHLIDTVFAIFDADGDGLLHYKEFIAIMKDRLHRGFRVSERFFDYNEALDAYDDPEYPMFLAWRHRVCRHLDFYIDSDALWH, from the exons ATGACGAATGTATTAACGCGTTTAACGGTTCAAACAAGTGCATTTATTTCGACGCGACAACGCTTGGCAGTTTGCAAATCGTTATACAGAAACGTCAGCTATGGCTATGGCACAAAATTACAGCCCAAAAACAATCGTCGCCTTCTATCGCTGCTGGGCTACAGCGCTGTCTCATTGGCGGCACTCGGCGCGTTTATCACATTTCGAAGTTCCGTCAACAAAGCGAATGCAATGAGGAAGAAAAGCCTg CACCGCGACGAGACCGAGACTGAGAATATCAAGCTGACGGCGCGCGAAAGACGCTTTATCAAATTCGCCTCTGTGGAGTATGGCGATCAGTTGTATATGACTCCGCAGGACTTCCTAGAGTCTGTGGTGGAACAGGAGCCTAGAC CTCGTCTTAAGCGTCGCATACTCAGCAACGAAGAGGTGGAGAAGTACAAGGATCAAACGCCTGCAGTCAAAAAGGGTTCCTCTCGTCTATTTCGTAATCTCAGAGATAAAG GCATTGTTTCCTACACGGAATACTTATTTCTACTATCCGTATTGACAA AACCCAAGTCGGGCTTTCGCATTGCCTTCAACATGTTCGACACTGATGGAAATCAACGCGTGGATAAGATTGAGTTTCTCGTC ATTGTTTCGATTTTGGCTGGTGCTTTGAAGGACATTCAAGATGTTGATCCGAAAACAAAGGAACTT ATGGAGCGCATATTCAGTGGCGCTTGGAAAGAAAAGCACGGTGACCAATTGAATGAAGGTGAAGAAAATTCAAACGAGACTCCCGATGAG CGTGACTATGTTAACGATAGTGAGGGATTGCAGCGACGTCACCAAGTTGCCACCACGTTGCAACTGCATTTGTTTGGCAAACGGGGAACCGGCGTCATCAACTACGATAACTTCTATAAGTTCATGGACAATTTGCAAACAGAGGTGCTTGAACTCGAATTCAATGAGTTCTCCAAGGGTCAGACCCATATCTCAGAGCTGGATTTTGCCAAAATTCTGCTGCGTTACACGTATCTGGCCACCGATGAGTACGATGTGTTCCTAGAGCGTCTGCTGCATCGCGTCAAGGACGAGAAGGGAATATCATTCAATGATTTTCGcgatttttgccattttctaAACAATTTAGATGATTTCACCATTGCCATGCGAATGTACACGTTGGCCGATCGTGCTATCTCCAAGG ATGAGTTTGCGCGTGCTGCTAAAATCTGTACTGGATACAATTTGAGTGAGCATTTGATTGATACCGTTTTTGCCATATTCGATGCAGACGGCGATGGTCTGTTGCATTATAAGGAGTTTATAGCGATCATGAAGGATCGCCTACATCGGGGCTTCAGAGTAAGTGAGCGTTTCTTTGACTACAATGAAGCACTGGATGCGTACGATGATCCAGAGTATCCGATGTTTCTTGCGTGGCGCCATCGTGTCTGTCGTCACTTGGATTTTTACATTGACAGCGATGCACTATGGCATTAA